From a region of the Desulfovibrio legallii genome:
- a CDS encoding DUF2156 domain-containing protein, whose amino-acid sequence MSKDFTPVTLEDRERYYELWQRTPCRSLDYTLANLWGWQAYYGLEWCFADNLCWIRQTRPNLVCWAPVGDWNAVAWKDLLPCGFDVAEHSVTRVPETLLHIWQRALPGQVEGREDRGQWEYLYNQTDLAELPGNRFHKKRNHYNGYIKAYGQPDYRPLSDAMVEDVLGLQDDWCQWHECEGSPSLQAENEAINRVLSHWNCFRGLTGGSLYVEGRMVAFSVGENLDDVSLGVHYEKGLNGFKGVYQTMNCEFSRRAGAGFTYINRAQDLDEEGLRQAKMTYLPADFLRKHQVVIRQK is encoded by the coding sequence GTGAGCAAAGACTTTACCCCCGTTACCCTGGAAGACCGCGAGCGCTATTACGAACTCTGGCAGCGCACCCCCTGCCGTTCCCTGGACTATACCCTGGCCAACCTCTGGGGTTGGCAGGCCTATTACGGCCTGGAGTGGTGCTTTGCGGACAACCTTTGCTGGATACGGCAAACCCGCCCCAATCTGGTCTGCTGGGCCCCGGTGGGCGACTGGAACGCCGTGGCCTGGAAGGATCTGCTGCCCTGTGGCTTTGACGTGGCCGAGCACAGTGTGACCCGCGTGCCTGAAACCCTGCTCCATATCTGGCAAAGGGCCCTGCCGGGCCAGGTGGAAGGCCGGGAAGATCGCGGCCAGTGGGAATACCTCTACAACCAGACCGACCTGGCCGAGCTGCCCGGCAACCGTTTTCACAAAAAGCGCAACCACTACAACGGCTACATCAAGGCCTATGGCCAGCCGGACTACCGCCCCCTGAGCGACGCCATGGTGGAGGATGTGCTRGGCCTGCAGGACGACTGGTGCCAATGGCACGAATGTGAGGGTTCGCCTTCGCTGCAGGCGGAAAATGAGGCCATCAACCGCGTGCTCTCGCACTGGAACTGCTTTCGCGGCCTGACGGGCGGCTCCCTCTATGTGGAGGGCCGCATGGTGGCCTTCAGCGTGGGCGAAAACCTGGACGACGTAAGCCTGGGCGTGCACTACGAGAAAGGTCTCAACGGCTTCAAGGGCGTCTATCAGACCATGAACTGTGAGTTCTCCCGCCGCGCCGGGGCCGGCTTCACCTATATCAACCGTGCTCAGGACCTGGACGAAGAAGGCCTGCGGCAGGCCAAGATGACCTATCTGCCTGCGGACTTTCTGCGTAAACATCAGGTTGTCATCCGGCAAAAATAG
- a CDS encoding MATE family efflux transporter yields the protein MTSLRGAPPPQTSPAPDLSTAPRAVWRLTWPQMLMMYLMFFMGFVAVWVAGQLSAQVQAALGMVNQCGILLMVVAMAVSSGATAAVSQSLGALRVSRARRYVVTTVAGSLGLGLIIALVGWLYGDPLLRLLQVPESIFPLTSDMWRVSMLGLPAQYVYASTGVMFRATRQVLPPLWVAVGVCALNLLGCLGLGLGWFGLPKLGYMGLIWTGVAVQYLGALCNCLLLARYGYLRRDALPPFRWLKAALPYLLKVALPAGAAQIVWQSGYMTLFVLVASLPADSVNALAGLTAGLRVEALLFLPGMACNMSVAVLVGNSLGAGRPEEAKRVGLFMVLVAAAAMSGMAALLWPFRAEVAALLSQEAGTRAQIVSYLTYNLLSTPFSIASTVMGGIMVGAGATRYNLLIFGGTFWLVRLPLGWLLGHVLWGTASGVFAAMLCSQVLQTAIMFYVVRYRDWTRFAMRCRHQRAV from the coding sequence GTGACCTCCCTTCGCGGCGCCCCCCCGCCGCAAACCAGCCCCGCGCCGGACCTGAGCACCGCCCCCCGCGCCGTCTGGCGGCTTACCTGGCCGCAGATGCTCATGATGTACCTTATGTTCTTCATGGGCTTTGTGGCCGTATGGGTGGCCGGGCAGCTCAGCGCACAGGTGCAGGCCGCGCTGGGCATGGTCAACCAGTGCGGCATTCTGCTTATGGTGGTGGCCATGGCCGTCTCCAGCGGGGCAACGGCCGCGGTAAGCCAGTCTCTGGGCGCGCTGCGCGTGTCCCGCGCCCGGCGCTATGTTGTCACCACCGTGGCGGGCAGCCTGGGCCTGGGCCTGATTATTGCACTGGTCGGCTGGCTCTACGGCGACCCGCTGCTGCGCCTTTTGCAAGTGCCGGAAAGCATCTTTCCCCTCACCAGCGACATGTGGCGGGTAAGCATGCTGGGGCTGCCCGCCCAGTACGTCTACGCCTCCACGGGCGTCATGTTCCGGGCCACGCGCCAGGTGCTGCCGCCCCTCTGGGTGGCCGTGGGCGTGTGCGCCCTCAATCTGCTGGGCTGCCTGGGTCTGGGCCTGGGCTGGTTCGGCCTGCCCAAGCTGGGCTATATGGGGCTGATCTGGACGGGCGTGGCCGTGCAGTATCTGGGCGCGCTGTGCAACTGTCTGCTGCTGGCCCGCTACGGCTACCTGCGACGCGACGCCCTGCCCCCCTTCCGCTGGCTCAAGGCCGCCCTGCCCTACCTGCTCAAGGTGGCCCTGCCTGCAGGGGCCGCGCAGATCGTCTGGCAATCCGGCTACATGACCTTATTCGTATTGGTGGCCTCCCTGCCTGCGGACAGCGTCAACGCTCTGGCCGGGCTCACCGCCGGTCTGCGTGTGGAGGCCCTGCTCTTTTTGCCCGGCATGGCCTGCAATATGAGCGTGGCCGTGCTGGTGGGCAACAGCCTGGGCGCGGGCAGGCCGGAAGAGGCCAAACGCGTGGGCCTGTTCATGGTGCTGGTGGCCGCCGCAGCCATGAGCGGTATGGCCGCCCTGCTCTGGCCCTTCCGCGCCGAGGTCGCCGCCCTGCTTTCGCAGGAAGCGGGCACCCGTGCGCAGATCGTCAGTTACCTGACCTACAACCTGCTTTCCACGCCCTTTTCCATTGCCAGCACGGTCATGGGGGGCATAATGGTGGGCGCCGGGGCCACCAGGTACAACCTGCTTATCTTCGGCGGCACCTTCTGGTTGGTGCGCCTGCCGTTGGGCTGGCTGCTGGGGCATGTGCTCTGGGGCACGGCTTCGGGTGTGTTCGCAGCCATGCTCTGCTCCCAGGTTCTGCAGACCGCCATCATGTTCTATGTAGTGCGCTACCGCGACTGGACGCGCTTTGCCATGCGCTGCCGGCACCAGCGCGCCGTCTGA
- a CDS encoding YnfA family protein, whose product MLVLAKTLLLFVLTALAEITGCFLPYVWLRKGGSPWLLLPAAASLAVFAWLLTLHPAASGRVYAAYGCVYVVTALAWLRLVDKVHLSNTDMLGGAVALAGMLIIVSGWGGAS is encoded by the coding sequence ATGCTTGTGCTTGCCAAAACCCTGCTGCTCTTTGTGCTGACGGCCCTGGCCGAAATCACGGGCTGCTTTCTGCCCTACGTCTGGCTGCGCAAAGGGGGGTCTCCCTGGCTTCTGCTGCCCGCCGCCGCCAGCCTGGCCGTGTTTGCCTGGCTCCTGACCCTGCATCCCGCGGCCAGCGGCCGGGTCTATGCGGCCTATGGCTGCGTGTACGTGGTCACGGCCCTGGCCTGGCTCCGCCTGGTGGACAAAGTGCACCTGTCCAATACGGATATGCTGGGCGGCGCGGTGGCCCTGGCAGGCATGCTGATCATTGTTTCCGGCTGGGGCGGCGCTTCCTGA
- a CDS encoding iron-containing alcohol dehydrogenase: protein MSTDLKSMHMGQITSFFIPNVTLVGEGCSKEIPARLKSIGGKKPLVVTDQGIVKAGILKQITDILDAAKMKYAVYDKTVPNPTDKNVAEAFGMYTAEKCDSLITLGGGSSHDCGKGVGFLAGNGGRIHDYEGVDKSTKPFPPYVAVNTTAGTASEMTRFCIITDTSRKVKMAIVDWRCTPSVAIDDPILMMGMPPALTAATGMDALTHAVEAYVSTAATPMTDACAEKAMEYINRYLRRAVANGRDKEAREGMCYAQYLAGMAFNNASLGHVHAMAHQLGGFYDLPHGECNAILLPHVCEYNRISSRRRFGRIAQLLGELTQGLSADEASRKAIAAINILSKDVGIPEGLVALGKKYGKNVREEDIPTMTANAQKDACGLTNPRTMTDAAVAAIYKAAL from the coding sequence ATGAGCACGGATCTTAAAAGCATGCATATGGGGCAGATCACTTCTTTCTTCATCCCCAATGTTACGCTTGTGGGCGAGGGATGTTCTAAAGAGATTCCCGCCCGTCTGAAGAGCATCGGTGGCAAAAAACCTCTGGTCGTTACTGACCAGGGCATTGTCAAAGCCGGTATTCTCAAGCAGATTACGGATATCCTTGATGCCGCCAAGATGAAGTATGCGGTTTATGACAAAACCGTGCCCAACCCCACGGATAAAAACGTGGCTGAAGCCTTTGGCATGTACACTGCCGAAAAGTGCGACAGCCTCATTACCCTTGGCGGCGGCAGCTCCCATGACTGCGGCAAGGGCGTGGGCTTTTTGGCCGGCAACGGCGGGCGCATCCACGACTACGAAGGCGTGGACAAATCCACCAAGCCCTTCCCGCCCTATGTGGCCGTGAACACCACGGCCGGTACTGCTTCGGAAATGACCCGCTTCTGCATCATCACCGACACTTCCCGTAAGGTGAAGATGGCCATTGTGGATTGGCGTTGCACCCCCAGCGTGGCCATTGACGACCCCATCCTCATGATGGGCATGCCCCCGGCCCTGACCGCCGCCACCGGCATGGACGCCCTGACCCACGCCGTGGAGGCCTATGTGTCCACGGCCGCTACGCCCATGACTGACGCCTGCGCCGAAAAGGCCATGGAATACATTAACCGCTACCTGCGCCGGGCTGTGGCCAACGGCCGCGACAAAGAAGCCCGCGAAGGCATGTGCTACGCCCAGTATCTGGCCGGTATGGCCTTCAACAACGCGAGCCTGGGCCACGTGCACGCCATGGCCCACCAGCTGGGCGGCTTTTATGACCTGCCCCACGGCGAGTGCAATGCCATCCTGCTGCCCCATGTGTGCGAATACAACCGTATTTCCAGCCGTCGCCGCTTTGGCCGCATCGCTCAGCTGCTGGGTGAGCTCACCCAGGGCCTGAGCGCTGACGAGGCCTCCCGCAAGGCCATTGCCGCCATCAACATCCTGTCCAAAGATGTGGGCATTCCGGAAGGCCTCGTTGCTCTGGGCAAAAAGTACGGCAAGAACGTGCGTGAGGAAGACATCCCCACCATGACCGCCAATGCGCAGAAGGACGCCTGCGGGCTTACCAACCCCCGCACCATGACGGACGCCGCTGTGGCCGCCATCTACAAGGCCGCTCTGTAA
- a CDS encoding bifunctional folylpolyglutamate synthase/dihydrofolate synthase, which yields MTQFSSAADVVRHLDGLGLFHMDLGLKRMHRALKALHLTRPPFVTAQVLGTNGKGSTAAFLASLGMAHGCRVGLYTSPHFVHPAERIRIDGRPWPEDAWAAPANAVMEVAPDLTYFEFLTVLALLAFAEARVDLAILEAGLGGRYDATTAVAADVLCYTPIAMDHKAVLGPTLTAIATDKAAAVRGSAPVCTAPQFPAAARALAAAAKAHSAPLTKAAPVAPDRPLGLAGPHQRTNAGLALTAWQSLAPLLGKNLQDVTAQAHGLATAFLPGRLQYVPGGDGLPPLLLDGAHNPHGMAALVAALRNADLHPAGAVFSCLGDKDWQPALHLLKDCLGNAPLFIPTLRNERAAPAAVIAAAANSCGPATAQALPDGPEALSQALSRAAALPEVGPRRPVLLAGSLYLLAEFYALRPQWLNPPTSAACRPDIFAASPVQPTP from the coding sequence ATGACGCAGTTTTCTTCCGCCGCCGACGTAGTGCGGCATCTGGACGGTTTGGGTCTTTTTCACATGGACCTGGGGCTGAAGCGTATGCACCGCGCCCTGAAAGCGCTGCACCTGACCCGCCCGCCTTTTGTGACGGCGCAGGTGCTGGGCACCAACGGCAAGGGCTCCACGGCCGCTTTTCTGGCCTCGCTGGGCATGGCCCACGGCTGCCGCGTGGGGCTCTATACCTCCCCGCATTTTGTCCACCCGGCCGAACGCATCCGCATTGACGGCCGCCCCTGGCCGGAAGACGCATGGGCGGCCCCGGCCAACGCCGTGATGGAGGTCGCGCCGGACCTGACCTATTTTGAATTTCTTACCGTGTTGGCCCTGCTGGCCTTTGCCGAGGCGCGGGTGGACCTGGCCATACTGGAGGCCGGTCTGGGCGGCCGGTACGACGCCACCACCGCCGTGGCTGCCGATGTGCTCTGCTACACGCCCATAGCTATGGACCACAAGGCCGTGCTGGGCCCCACGCTCACGGCCATCGCCACAGACAAAGCCGCTGCCGTGCGCGGCTCGGCCCCGGTCTGCACAGCCCCCCAGTTTCCCGCCGCCGCCCGCGCCCTGGCCGCCGCCGCCAAAGCCCATAGCGCGCCGCTGACAAAGGCAGCCCCCGTGGCCCCGGACCGGCCTCTGGGGCTGGCCGGGCCGCACCAGCGCACCAACGCCGGTCTGGCCCTGACCGCCTGGCAAAGCCTGGCCCCTCTTTTGGGCAAAAACCTCCAAGACGTTACCGCCCAGGCACACGGCTTGGCCACGGCCTTTCTGCCCGGCAGGCTGCAATACGTGCCCGGCGGCGACGGCCTGCCGCCCCTTCTCCTTGACGGCGCGCACAATCCGCACGGCATGGCCGCCCTGGTTGCAGCCTTGCGGAACGCGGACCTGCACCCGGCCGGGGCCGTGTTCTCCTGCCTGGGAGACAAAGACTGGCAGCCGGCCCTGCACCTGCTCAAAGACTGCCTGGGCAACGCGCCCCTCTTTATCCCCACGTTGCGGAACGAACGCGCTGCGCCCGCCGCCGTCATCGCGGCGGCAGCCAACAGCTGCGGCCCAGCCACGGCCCAAGCCCTGCCCGACGGCCCGGAAGCGCTCTCCCAGGCCCTGTCCCGCGCCGCCGCCCTGCCTGAAGTGGGGCCGCGTCGCCCAGTGCTGCTGGCCGGGTCGCTCTATCTTTTGGCCGAATTTTACGCTCTGCGGCCGCAGTGGCTCAATCCGCCCACATCCGCCGCCTGTCGGCCTGATATTTTTGCCGCCTCTCCCGTCCAACCGACCCCGTAA
- the selA gene encoding L-seryl-tRNA(Sec) selenium transferase, translated as MSDLFRAIPAVDASLNALLDVDPTLEAAPRPLLRTAVTEFWDALREDIRQGRVTRPADLALDANLSALLAHVRRALLPRLRPVLNATGVVVHTNMGRSVLATAAQEAVRQAAAGYCSLELDLATGGRGSRHSLVEDLLCRLTGAEAALVVNNNAAAVLLVLDTCCKGGEVIVSRGELVEIGGSFRIPEVMEKSGARLREVGATNRTHLRDYAAAITGETRALMRVHTSNYRIVGFHSAVPLAELAALAHERGLPLIEDLGSGSFTDFSPCGLPNEPTVPAVVAQGADLATFSGDKVLGGPQAGVIVGRADLVAALKRNPLTRALRCDKLCLAALEATLRLYLEPETALRQIPTLRMITCPPQALSRAAGVLAAKLRRGLRDATGPLCSVSLRRDVSRVGGGAFPQYDLPTTLVCLTPAKGSATTLKRALLRTDPPLIGRLEGDAFCLDPRTLDPHQHPALLRTLREGLALCADGLI; from the coding sequence ATGTCTGACCTGTTTCGCGCCATTCCCGCCGTGGACGCCAGCCTCAACGCCCTGCTGGATGTTGATCCCACACTGGAAGCGGCCCCGCGCCCCTTGTTGCGCACGGCCGTGACAGAGTTTTGGGACGCACTCCGTGAGGACATCCGTCAAGGCCGTGTAACCCGCCCTGCGGACCTTGCCCTGGACGCAAACCTGTCGGCCCTGCTCGCCCATGTGCGCCGCGCACTGCTGCCCCGGCTGCGCCCCGTGCTCAACGCCACGGGCGTGGTGGTGCACACCAATATGGGCCGCTCCGTACTGGCGACGGCAGCGCAGGAGGCCGTACGGCAAGCCGCCGCCGGCTACTGCAGCCTGGAGCTGGACCTTGCAACCGGCGGCCGCGGCAGCCGCCACAGCCTGGTGGAAGACCTGCTCTGTCGCCTCACCGGAGCCGAAGCCGCACTTGTGGTCAACAATAATGCCGCAGCCGTACTGCTGGTGCTGGATACCTGCTGCAAAGGCGGCGAGGTCATTGTTTCGCGCGGGGAGTTGGTAGAGATCGGCGGCAGCTTCCGCATCCCGGAAGTGATGGAAAAAAGCGGCGCGCGCCTGCGCGAAGTGGGGGCCACCAACCGCACCCACCTGCGGGACTATGCCGCCGCCATTACGGGAGAAACCCGCGCCCTCATGCGCGTGCACACCTCCAACTACCGCATTGTGGGCTTCCACTCTGCCGTACCACTGGCGGAACTGGCGGCCCTGGCCCACGAACGCGGCCTGCCCCTGATCGAAGACCTGGGCAGCGGGAGCTTTACGGATTTTTCGCCCTGCGGCCTGCCCAACGAACCCACAGTGCCCGCCGTGGTGGCGCAGGGGGCGGATCTGGCCACCTTCTCCGGCGACAAGGTGCTGGGCGGCCCGCAGGCCGGCGTCATCGTGGGGCGGGCGGACCTGGTGGCGGCCCTCAAGCGCAACCCCCTCACCCGTGCCCTACGCTGCGACAAGCTCTGCCTGGCAGCGCTGGAGGCTACCTTGCGCCTCTATCTGGAGCCGGAAACGGCCCTCCGGCAGATCCCCACCCTGCGCATGATCACCTGCCCACCGCAAGCCTTGTCCCGCGCCGCCGGCGTTCTGGCGGCCAAACTGCGGCGCGGCCTGCGCGATGCGACGGGGCCGCTCTGCAGCGTAAGTCTGCGCCGGGACGTTTCGCGCGTGGGGGGTGGGGCCTTCCCCCAGTACGACCTGCCCACTACCTTGGTCTGTCTGACCCCGGCCAAAGGCAGCGCCACGACCCTCAAGCGCGCCCTGCTGCGCACAGACCCGCCCCTCATCGGCCGCCTGGAGGGCGACGCCTTCTGCCTGGATCCGCGCACCCTGGACCCGCATCAACACCCCGCGCTGCTGCGCACCTTGCGCGAGGGGCTGGCCCTCTGCGCTGACGGACTTATCTAA
- a CDS encoding nucleotidyltransferase domain-containing protein, which produces MIDPQVWMPEAVSALRRRFGAHVLFVGLQGSYERGDAVEESDIDILTVLDRLDLETLAAYRATLRRLPEGEKAGGFTCDRDTLRAWPALELFQFARDTTAYYGELETLLPPVGLQDTIMGARLGVSSLYHWAVHTALLSDGASKTAALRQLQKNFFFALRIVVYLRGGEYAHSWEALCALLTGDAAVMLRWCMDTMAVPLPWDAAADAFCRFVLYWAAATLQDLDRRV; this is translated from the coding sequence ATGATTGATCCGCAGGTCTGGATGCCGGAGGCCGTATCCGCCCTGCGGCGGCGCTTTGGCGCACATGTGTTGTTTGTTGGATTGCAGGGCAGCTATGAACGTGGCGATGCCGTTGAAGAGAGCGACATAGATATCCTGACAGTCCTAGACCGACTGGACCTGGAAACGCTGGCGGCGTATCGGGCGACCTTGCGGCGGCTTCCCGAAGGCGAAAAGGCCGGTGGTTTTACCTGTGACCGGGATACGCTCCGGGCTTGGCCGGCTCTGGAGTTGTTTCAGTTTGCGCGGGATACCACGGCATATTACGGCGAATTGGAAACTTTGCTGCCGCCAGTGGGGCTGCAAGACACCATTATGGGGGCTCGGCTCGGCGTCTCCAGTCTTTACCATTGGGCGGTCCACACCGCTTTGCTGTCAGACGGGGCCAGCAAAACCGCCGCCCTGCGGCAGCTGCAGAAAAACTTTTTTTTCGCCTTGCGCATCGTGGTCTATCTGCGGGGCGGGGAGTACGCGCACAGTTGGGAGGCGTTGTGCGCCCTGTTAACTGGCGACGCCGCTGTTATGCTGCGGTGGTGCATGGACACTATGGCCGTGCCTTTGCCGTGGGACGCGGCTGCAGACGCCTTTTGCCGATTTGTTTTGTATTGGGCCGCTGCGACCCTTCAGGATTTGGACAGACGGGTTTGA
- a CDS encoding winged helix-turn-helix transcriptional regulator: MKENAPQRAEAVFAQPCPIRDVLDRIGDQWSLLVLEALDGKTLRFSALLRELDDISKQMLAKTLRNLEQDGYLLRTVYPEVPPRVEYQLTELGKSFLTPMKVLVHWAAANHAAICDARAVYEKRAVTATQGALPL; encoded by the coding sequence ATGAAAGAGAACGCGCCGCAGCGTGCCGAGGCGGTTTTTGCGCAGCCTTGTCCCATCCGCGATGTGCTCGACCGTATTGGCGATCAATGGAGCCTGCTTGTGCTGGAAGCCCTGGACGGCAAGACGTTGCGGTTTAGTGCACTGTTGCGCGAACTGGACGACATTTCAAAACAGATGCTGGCAAAAACGCTCAGAAATTTGGAGCAGGATGGGTATTTGCTGCGCACGGTATATCCGGAGGTGCCGCCACGTGTGGAATATCAACTGACGGAATTGGGCAAATCCTTTTTGACGCCCATGAAAGTGCTGGTGCACTGGGCCGCCGCCAACCATGCCGCCATTTGCGACGCGCGTGCTGTATATGAAAAGCGGGCCGTTACTGCCACGCAAGGGGCACTGCCCCTGTGA
- a CDS encoding nuclear transport factor 2 family protein codes for MVRPLALAALMAVISLPLAVQAMAQEQRNLSAEEANRKLVVQFYDQFFNKHDVAHAAEVISEDYIQHNPDVPDGKKPFVDYFTKFFKGTPQSKARIVRTATSGDLVWLHVHSTNTATDRGQAVLDIFRVKDGKIVEHWDVIQDVLEQSANGNSMF; via the coding sequence ATGGTTCGCCCTCTCGCATTGGCAGCACTTATGGCGGTCATAAGCCTGCCGTTGGCCGTGCAGGCCATGGCACAGGAACAGCGCAACCTGTCCGCAGAAGAAGCTAACCGCAAACTGGTCGTGCAGTTCTATGACCAGTTTTTTAACAAACATGACGTGGCGCACGCCGCAGAAGTCATCAGTGAAGACTATATCCAGCACAATCCCGACGTACCGGACGGGAAAAAACCGTTTGTGGACTACTTCACCAAATTTTTTAAAGGAACGCCCCAATCAAAGGCGCGTATAGTGCGCACGGCCACGTCCGGCGATCTGGTCTGGCTGCATGTGCATTCCACCAATACAGCCACAGACAGAGGACAGGCGGTGCTTGACATCTTCCGCGTCAAAGACGGCAAGATTGTGGAACACTGGGACGTCATTCAGGATGTTCTGGAACAGTCGGCCAACGGAAACAGCATGTTCTAA
- a CDS encoding aminopeptidase, with protein MDTPFAYTPKSAWDNADAAARKDMDALAARYVDFLSRCKTERETVAYVCERLKAQGYAATGDKVVRPLRGKAVFAARRGALPLEKGLNLVAAHADSPRLDFKQRPLVEQASVAQAKTHYYGGIRKYQWLARPLALHGVVVREDGTVLPVTIGEKPGEPVFCIADLLPHLAQKQSAQPVSEAFEGEKLNVILGHSPKPAPKTAKGKEKEDAPKEPVKALLLELLHKKYGITEEDFVTAELQAVPAGPARFVGFDKALVGAYGQDDRICVFTALEALLEAAPTGRSMAVMFWDKEEIGSDGATGASSRFFQYCVEDLARAWGQDLPASRVFLETRALSADVAGALDPDYQDVHEKQNAALLGYGPTFCKFTGSRGKYGASEADAEYFAALRGLYNSKGIPWQAAELGKVDHGGGGTVALFLAAYGMRVIDLGPAILSMHSPFELASCADIYATTQAYRTFLEAQV; from the coding sequence ATGGACACACCCTTTGCTTACACCCCCAAAAGCGCCTGGGACAACGCCGACGCCGCAGCCCGCAAGGACATGGACGCCCTGGCCGCCCGCTATGTGGACTTTCTTTCCCGTTGCAAAACCGAACGCGAAACTGTGGCCTATGTCTGCGAGCGCCTGAAGGCGCAGGGCTACGCCGCCACGGGCGACAAGGTTGTGCGGCCCCTGCGCGGCAAGGCCGTTTTTGCGGCCCGGCGCGGCGCTCTGCCGCTGGAAAAGGGCCTGAACCTGGTAGCCGCCCATGCGGACAGCCCGCGCCTGGATTTCAAGCAGCGCCCCCTGGTGGAACAGGCCAGCGTGGCCCAGGCCAAAACCCACTACTACGGCGGCATCCGCAAATACCAGTGGCTGGCGCGCCCTCTGGCCCTGCACGGGGTGGTCGTGCGCGAGGACGGCACGGTTCTGCCCGTGACCATTGGCGAAAAACCCGGCGAACCCGTGTTCTGTATTGCAGACCTGCTGCCCCACCTGGCGCAGAAGCAGTCGGCCCAACCCGTCAGCGAGGCTTTTGAAGGAGAGAAACTCAACGTCATTCTGGGCCACAGCCCCAAACCTGCCCCCAAAACCGCAAAAGGCAAGGAAAAGGAAGACGCGCCCAAAGAACCCGTCAAGGCCCTGCTGCTGGAACTGCTGCACAAAAAATACGGCATTACCGAAGAAGATTTTGTGACCGCCGAGCTGCAGGCAGTGCCCGCCGGTCCCGCACGCTTTGTGGGCTTTGACAAGGCTCTGGTGGGCGCTTACGGCCAGGACGACCGCATTTGCGTGTTCACGGCTCTTGAAGCCTTGCTGGAAGCCGCGCCCACGGGCCGAAGCATGGCCGTCATGTTCTGGGATAAGGAAGAAATCGGCTCGGACGGGGCCACCGGCGCTTCCTCGCGCTTCTTCCAGTACTGCGTGGAAGACTTGGCCCGCGCCTGGGGGCAGGACCTGCCAGCCTCGCGCGTATTTCTGGAAACCCGCGCCCTTTCGGCCGATGTGGCCGGCGCTCTGGACCCCGATTACCAGGACGTGCACGAAAAACAGAACGCCGCTCTTCTGGGCTACGGCCCCACCTTCTGCAAATTTACGGGTTCGCGCGGCAAATACGGAGCCAGCGAGGCCGATGCCGAATACTTTGCCGCCCTGCGCGGCCTGTACAACAGCAAGGGCATCCCCTGGCAGGCGGCGGAGCTCGGCAAGGTGGACCATGGCGGCGGCGGCACGGTGGCCCTGTTCCTGGCGGCCTACGGCATGCGCGTCATTGACCTGGGCCCGGCCATCCTGTCCATGCACAGCCCCTTTGAACTGGCCAGCTGCGCGGATATCTACGCCACCACCCAGGCCTACCGGACATTTCTGGAAGCGCAGGTCTAG